In Pygocentrus nattereri isolate fPygNat1 chromosome 26, fPygNat1.pri, whole genome shotgun sequence, one genomic interval encodes:
- the ap1m3 gene encoding adaptor related protein complex 1 subunit mu 3, protein MAASAIFILDLKGKVLICRNYMGNIDMSEIDHFMPIMMKTEEDAELSPLVTHGSTHFLYIKHSNLYLVAITKKNTNAALVYSFLYKIVEVFKEYFKSLEEESIRDNFVTVYELLDEVMDFGLPQTTDSKILLEYITQQGHKLEIGAPRPPATVTNAVSWRSEGIKYRKNEVFMDVIESVNLLVSATGSVLRSEILGSIKLKVVLSGMPELRLGLNDKVLFEITGREKSKSVELEDVKFHQCVRLSRFENDRTISFIPPDGESELMSYRLNTTVKPLIWIESMIEKFSHSRVEIKVKARSQFKSRSTANNVTILVPVPSDADSPKFKTSTGHAKWLPEKSAVEWTIKSFPGGKEYMMRAHFGLPSVESDEQEAKRPITVNFEIPYFTVSGIQVRYLKIIEKSGYQALPWVRYITQSGDYQLRTN, encoded by the exons ATGGCAGCCTCCGCTATCTTCATCCTGGACCTGAAAGGCAAG GTGCTTATATGCCGAAACTACATGGGCAACATTGACATGAGTGAGATTGACCACTTCATGCCTATCATGATGAAGACAGAGGAAGATGCAGAACTATCGCCGCTTGTGACTCATGGCTCCACCCACTTTTTATACATTAAACACAGCAACCTCTACC TGGTAGCAATCACCAAGAAGAATACAAATGCTGCCCTTGTATATTCCTTCCTGTACAAAATAGTGGAG GTCTTCAAAGAGTATTTTAAATCCTTGGAGGAGGAGAGCATACGAGACAACTTTGTGACTGTGTATGAGTTATTGGATGAGGTCATGGATTTTGGGCTTCCTCAGACCACTGACAGCAAGATCTTACTGGA GTATATCACACAGCAAGGGCATAAATTGGAGATTGGGGCTCCTCGCCCTCCAGCAACGGTTACCAATGCAGTGTCCTGGAGGTCAGAGGGCATCAAGTACAGGAAAAATGAAGTGTTCATGGATGTCATTGAGTCTGTCAACTTATTG GTCAGTGCTACAGGCAGCGTCCTGCGCAGTGAGATTCTGGGCTCCATCAAACTGAAAGTGGTTCTTTCAGGCATGCCTGAGCTGAGGCTGGGGCTCAATGACAAAGTGCTCTTCGAGATCACCGGCA GAGAGAAGAGTAAGTCAGTGGAGTTAGAGGACGTTAAGTTTCATCAGTGTGTGCGTCTCTCTCGCTTTGAGAATGACCGAACCATCTCCTTCATTCCTCCTGACGGAGAGAGTGAACTCATGTCCTATCGACTTAACACCACA GTGAAGCCCCTCATATGGATTGAAAGCATGATTGAGAAATTTTCTCATAGCCGAGTAGAGATCAAAGTTAAG GCTCGCAGTCAGTTTAAGAGCCGCTCCACAGCCAACAACGTGACCATCCTGGTGCCTGTGCCCAGTGACGCTGACTCACCCAAATTTAAGACCAGCACTGGCCATGCCAAGTGGTTGCCTGAGAAGAGTGCTGTTGAGTGGACTATCAAGTCCTTCCCA GGAGGGAAGGAGTACATGATGAGGGCTCACTTTGGACTGCCGAGTGTTGAGAGTGATGAACAAGAAGCAAAGAGGCCGATTACTGTCAATTTTGAAATCCCTTATTTCACTGTATCAGGGATTCAG GTCCGATACCTAAAAATCATTGAGAAAAGTGGGTACCAGGCGCTACCATGGGTACGATACATTACACAGAGTGGAG ATTATCAGCTGAGGACAAACTGA
- the LOC108440199 gene encoding transmembrane protein 125 codes for MSELEDFPPPRGHQQHADPARIQQNLLEEQVELWWFSEPRKSLLCYCASVALILGCGLGGVGLLSTTTSLSSEWRLGAGTALCLLALAVLLKQLLSSAVQDMNCVRSRRRINVLKSGGLSDVLVVLITGLSLLICGAVLLDIALAYHMPKPGQALNDMFISGVVLLAGGGFTVLAVGLYSAVVFLLERTRPEQSLRDRMVGIFTVSGQMRARRETASSLAQLI; via the coding sequence ATGTCGGAGCTGGAGGACTTCCCCCCTCCGCGGGGCCACCAGCAACATGCTGATCCGGCCCGCATCCAGCAGAACCTCCTGGAGGAGCAGGTGGAGCTGTGGTGGTTCAGTGAGCCTAGGAAATCTCTGCTATGCTATTGTGCCTCAGTGGCCCTGATCCTGGGCTGCGGCCTGGGTGGAGTGGGCCTTCTgtccaccaccaccagcctgtcCAGCGAGTGGCGTCTGGGGGCAGGGACGGCACTGTGCTTATTGGCCTTGGCTGTTCTCCTCAAGCAGCTGCTGAGCTCCGCTGTGCAGGACATGAACTGCGTGAGGAGTCGGCGGCGCATTAATGTGCTGAAAAGCGGCGGCTTATCAGACGTCCTGGTTGTTCTCATTACAGGACTGTCCTTACTCATTTGTGGAGCCGTGCTGCTGGACATTGCCCTGGCTTACCACATGCCCAAGCCTGGCCAGGCTTTGAATGACATGTTTATATCAGGAGTGGTGCTGCTAGCGGGCGGAGGGTTTACAGTGTTAGCTGTCGGCCTTTACTCAGCTGTGGTTTTTCTATTAGAGAGGACAAGGCCGGAGCAGAGCCTGCGCGACAGGATGGTGGGCATCTTCACCGTTTCAGGACAGATGCGTGCCAGGAGGGAAACTGCATCAAGTCTGGCTCAGCTCATTTGA
- the c26h1orf210 gene encoding type III endosome membrane protein TEMP, whose amino-acid sequence MWSVTHTLCVFGTLWASGLSQTLLTVGSCVVNREKATFDCSRRNLSSVPEEIWPNVTKLDLSENHLDLARANGLKELQHFDHLISLNLSGNYLPLLGKQHFSPLLSLQVLDLSGCKLAVIEADALLSFPRLQKLYLRNNYLQTPLLAIQTEFVDISSNLQPNGRFKTTERRRVYKQMDEKRQPNGNVLSIITESHFRRKLLAETLVVTTDANTSNKNDTDNGLKSASGSWKLLVAVLVTAIIISILIAVGAKCKIVHKYLASYRHSRLSETDTSSHCDPSSFEVGFSSQTHSRRGTHSGSAEGGEMEEDDDGFIEDNYIQASERERAEKEAQKWDNVEDEDEEDELEFTIG is encoded by the exons ATGTGGTCAGTAACTCACACTCTGTGTGTGTTCGGCACTCTTTGGGCCTCAGGTTTAAGCCAAACACTCCTAACTGTGGGCTCTTGTGTGGTCAACAGAGAGAAG GCTACGTTTGACTGCAGCAGACGAAACCTGTCATCAGTACCAGAAGAGATATGGCCAAACGTGACCAAGCTGGATCTATCGGAGAATCACTTAGACCTCGCCCGTGCTAATGGCCTAAAAGAGCTGCAGCACTTTGACCATTTGATCTCACTCAATCTATCAGGAAACTACCTCCCCCTGCTGGGGAAGCAGCACTTCTCCCCTCTCTTATCTCTGCAAGTACTGGACCTCAGTGGATGCAAACTGGCTGTAATAGAAGCTGATGCCCTGTTGAGCTTCCCCAGGTTACAAAAGCTTTATCTGAGGAATAATTATTTGCAAACTCCCCTGTTAGCTATACAGACTGAGTTTGTGGATATCAGCAGTAATCTTCAACCAAACGGCAGattcaaaacaacagaaagaagaagagtttATAAGCAGATGGATGAGAAAAGACAGCCTAATG GAAATGTTCTTAGCATAATCACTGAGAGTCACTTCCGTCGTAAACTGCTGGCAGAGACCTTGGTGGTCACCACTGACGCAAACACATCCAACAAAAACG ACACTGACAATGGTCTGAAAAGTGCTTCAGGCAGCTGGAAGCTCCTTGTTGCCGTTTTGGTTACAGCCATCATCATCTCCATCCTCATCGCTGTTGGTGCAAAGTGTAAAATCGTGCACAAGTACTTGGCCAGTTACAGGCACTCGAGGCTCAGTGAAACTGACACATCCAGTCACTGCGACCCTTCTAGCTTTGAGGTGGGCTTCTCCAGCCAGACCCACTCAAGGAGGGGCACACACTCAGGCTCAGCCGAAGGTGGTGAGATGGAGGAGGACGATGACGGCTTCATTGAGGACAATTACATTCAggccagtgagagagaaagagcagaaaaagaGGCACAGAAGTGGGACAACGTGGAGGATGAAGACGAAGAGGACGAGTTGGAGTTCACTATTGGGTAG